Proteins encoded within one genomic window of Brassica rapa cultivar Chiifu-401-42 chromosome A09, CAAS_Brap_v3.01, whole genome shotgun sequence:
- the LOC103842719 gene encoding guanine nucleotide-binding protein subunit beta-like protein, translating to MAEGLVLKGTMRAHTDMVTAIATPIDNSDTIVSASRDKSIIVWKLTKDDKSYGVAQRRLTGHSHFVEDVVLSSDGQFALSGSWDGELRLWDLAAGVSTRRFVGHTKDVLSVAFSLDNRQIVSASRDRTIKLWNTLGECKYTISEGGEGHRDWVSCVRFSPNTLQPTIVSASWDKTVKVWNLSNCKLRSTLAGHTGYVSTVAVSPDGSLCASGGKDGVVLLWDLAEGKKLYSLEANSVIHALCFSPNRYWLCAATEQGIKIWDLESKSVVEDLKVDLKAEAEKSDGSGTAATKRKVIYCTSLSWSADGSTLFSGYTDGVIRVWGIGRY from the exons ATGGCGGAAGGACTCGTCCTCAAGGGCACCATGCGTGCTCACACCGACATGGTCACCGCAATCGCCACCCCCATCGACAACTCCGACACCATCGTCTCCGCTTCCCGCGACAAATCCATCATCGTCTGGAAACTCACAAAGGACGACAAATCCTACGGCGTAGCCCAGAGACGCCTCACCGGCCACTCCCACTTCGTCGAAGACGTCGTCCTCTCCTCCGACGGCCAATTCGCGCTTTCCGGCAGCTGGGACGGCGAGCTTCGTCTCTGGGACCTCGCCGCCGGCGTCTCCACTCGCAGATTCGTCGGACACACCAAAGACGTCCTCTCCGTGGCCTTCTCGCTCGACAACCGTCAGATCGTGTCGGCCTCCCGTGACCGCACGATCAAGCTCTGGAACACTCTGGGGGAGTGTAAGTACACAATCTCCGAAGGAGGCGAAGGGCACCGTGACTGGGTCAGCTGCGTTAGGTTCAGTCCCAACACGCTCCAGCCGACGATTGTGTCGGCGTCGTGGGACAAGACCGTGAAAGTTTGGAACTTGTCGAACTGTAAGCTGAGGTCGACTCTTGCTGGTCACACTGGTTACGTTAGTACTGTGGCTGTGTCGCCTGATGGTTCTCTGTGTGCTAGTGGAGGCAAAGACGGTGTCGTTTTGCTCTGGGATTTGGCTGAGGGGAAGAAGCTTTACTCTCTTGAAGCCAACTCTGTGATTCACGCTCTTTGCTTTAGTCCTAATAGGTACTGGCTTTGTGCTGCGACTGAGCAGGGTATTAAGATTTGGGATCTTGAGAGCAAGAGTGTTGTTGAGGACTTGAAGGTTGATCTCAAGGCTGAGGCTGAGAAGTCCGATGGAAGTGGTACTGCTGCCACCAAAAGAAAG GTTATTTACTGCACTAGCCTGAGCTGGAGTGCGGATGGAAGCACCTTGTTCAGTGGATACACCGATGGAGTTATCAGAGTTTGGGGTATTGGCCGTTACTAG